The DNA region CACCCACCGCCGGGGTGGGTGTCGTTGTGGATCACCAGGAGCAGGAATGGGCGGAGCGGCCGTCGATTTCTTGGGGATATGCGCGAGCAGACCTTCATCCAGAGCCAGTTGACGACACGCCTGCGTGTCGTACCCACGGTCCAGGAGGAGATGGCGCTGTTCCTGCTCTCCTGGAGCAGGAACAGCAACGACGACAGCATCGAGGGCCTCACTCAGCATCTTGCTGTCATGACGCTTGGCACCACAGAGCACGACGGAGAGTGGAATGCCTTTCGCGTCGCTGAGGAGGGTACGTTTACACCCGGCCTTGCCCCGATCGGTGGGGTTGCTGCCCGTCGCTTCCGGGGCACCAGCGGCCCCCTTTTTCCCACCCTGGCCTTGACCATGCTCCCGTCGGCGGCTTGCCATTCCCAATCCATGCCCAGTTCCTGGTCGTACTCTTCGAGCACGAGGGCCCATGCCGCACGGAGGCATTCGTGTTCCACCCAGGCACAGAACCGCTCGTGGACAGTCGATTTCGGACCGTACCGGCGGGGCAACTCGCTCCACTGACTGCCGGTTCGGGCCAACCAAATCAGCCCGTTGAAGATTGAGCGGGCGTCCCTTGAGGGACGCCCGCTCTTTTTCCTGGGTGTGTTGATCACCAGCACTGGGCCCAGACGGACCCAAAGCTCGTCCGATACCTCCCAGAGCGTGTTCTGGTCATTGATCTGATCTTGGTGCGGTTGCGTCGTCACTGCCTCTCAGTAGACCAATATCTTCCGGATAGGCTCTAATACTACAGTTGCAGTTGCTCCAGGAACCTGTTGTTCAAGGGCTTTCTGTCACCAGTCACCTCCCGAGAATTCCCGTGTTTGAGAGACGGAATCGCCAACTGCAACTGTAGTACTAAAGCTTCTTCCTGGATGCGGTGAGCTGATCTTACGGTGGAGGACCTGGGGAAGCAGAGCTGCAGCGCAGTGCCTATCTTTTTCCTGAGCGCCTCAATTATGAACTCTTACCTCTACTAGAGCATTGGGGAGAATGGAGCCGTGAGGGGTACCCCTCACGGCTCCATTCTCCCCAATGCTCATTCAGATTCGCTCGCTCTGCTGGGTTAAAAAGAAGTCCTCTTTGAAAAATGCTCCAGGCGTAATGGGGCAGTAGCGTTTGGCTCTAGCCACTGGGGGAGTGTGGCAATGCTTCAGTACTCCCTTCTCACTTCGGGATGGCGTCCATGTGGACTTCGATCAGGCTGATTGCCTTATCGGAGTGATTATTGTCTGTGGCCTCCAACTGAACGATATAGTCGGTGGCTCCGCTGCCTCCGGGCAGAGCAGCGCTAGGAACGAACGTGTGCTCCACAACTTTGGGTAGAGAACTGCCCTGGGCCACGACCACAGCCGTCCCAGGTTCACCCTTACGGCTTAATTTCAAAACGTAGCTGACTTTGTCTGCATCTGCATCGCTCAAGACCAGCTGTGCAGTGATGGATTCTCCGAACTTGATGTTCGCGGGACGCTCCGGATGATTCTTGATGGCCAGAAGCGCCTGTGCTGGCGCATTGGTATTCGTCTTTTCGACCACATTCACAGTTGTTTGTGCACTGCCCACCTTATTGCTGGCATTAACGGCAGTCAACGTGATGGTACGGGGACCAGGTGTTTTAAAAGTAATGAAAGGAGCACCGCAATTGTTGACAGAGGAAATGATGTCCTTGGGTTCCGAACTGGTCCATTTTTCCCGGGTACAGTCGTTGAGACTCGATAGTCCCACCAGCGGCGCAGCCACGGAACTGCCCTGCAAAGAAAACGTTTGGTTGCCGGTAGGCGACTGGATGCTGACGGTCGGAGCTGGTGCCTCGAACTTGACAATAGTGAGCGGCAAAGATTTTGTTGCCTTCAGTCCCTCGTGGTCAACAGCCGTGACAGTGATATTCCTCAATCCTTCCTGCTGAAAACGGTGGGAGATGCAGCCTTCAGGTGAGACGGTTTCGCCCAGGACATCCCTGTCCGAGGTGAAAAAGAACTTGAGCTTCTTGTCAGCTTCGTCGGGATCCGTCGCGAATACACACAAATCGACGATGTCATTTGTATTCAGTGGGCCCGTAGGTGTCCCCTCACCAAATACAGGTTCCCGCTCAGCAGTAATTTTCGTCACCACAGGAGGATTGTTTTGCGCCATTGCCAGGTTGGCACACTTTGTAAAGATGTTGCCACCATACTGGAAGGCAGTGAAAATAAGGTCAATGGAAACGCCGGCGTTGGCTGCAGCGCACAAGTCTGCTTTCCAGAGGGGGACACTGGGATACTGGAACTTTAGATCCGCATATGCCCCTATATCAGCGTATGCGCCTGCCAGACCGTATAGCAGGAACTCGCCACGCACCGTTGGTCCTACCTGCAGGTTGGCATTCATTTGCCCTTCAAACGCTCCGGGAACGAGCTTAAAGTCCGGCCCACTCGAAAGATCGTGCCACGCGCCTTTCTTGTACTCGGTACCGGCCGCCGTGTTAAACGTCTGCGCAACATCAAAAGTCATGTCACCTTTAATCTGCCCACTGCTATCGAGTGAGATAATCAGTTTTGGTACTATCACTACAGGTACAAAACCAATAGGAAATGAGATTGGCGTGAAGAAGTACTGATAGAGAGGCTTGCTTTCCTTGAATTTGTAGTTCCCGTGAGCGAATAACTTGAGGTCCATGCTTTGGTCAAGACTCACCTTGGCCCGCACTGCGTTTCCCTCTTCTCCCCCAATATTTAAGTGGAGATCGAGTCCTAGGGCGAATTTGACCTTGCCTTTTGTACCCACCTGGTCATTGGTAGTTTCAGGTTTTTCGTCACCATCATATAACACCTTGTCCAGCGAAATTGCCCAAGGCAACACCGTATTTGAATCAATAAGAGATTCAGCCGAGATTCCGCTCGAAGTAGTTACCATGGAAACGCCGTCCGACAACGGCTTAGAAGATTCCAAATCTTCAGGCTTGAGCTCGATTTTCATCTCAACCTGGCCCTTCTCAATGGCATCTTCGAGCTTTGCCTGCTCGGCATCTACAACGATCTGGCCAACTTCTTTACGAACTGCACGTACTTTGACCAGATAACCATAAGGCGCGTTAGGTCCAGGTTCGCTGACGAGTACATTTCCTACGCCCAGGGCAGAAGTCTGGGGGGTGGCCTGGTAACGCAACTCATACATCTTCACAGGTCCCGTGCCTACCGGCTTGAACTGGGTGAGGGCTGCCCGTGTGCCAGCGTCCATCACGCGGGCTTCCGGCTTAACGATCACGTCTGAGGTACTGGGAGGTGTAGGCGTTGTCGGGGTGGTAGGCGAGTTGGGGGGCGGGACGGTAGGACCGCTACAGGCTGTAAAGAGGAGCATGGCGCAGGTCAATACAGTGAACGACTTGAGTTTCAACATGTCAGATCTCCTTAGAAACGGATTTGTGCAAGTGTGCTTCCGGTAACCTTCAGCCACGGAGAGAAGCGTAGTAAGGAGAGCGTCACGGACCCGTCATTGCTCAAAAAGACTGTCTCTGACGAAAATTTTGACTCTAAGGAGTCGCCCTTCTAACGGGTGTGTTGACCGACAGGGCATAAGCACCCACCGCATGACATGGCGTTTCAGGGCTGGTCCTACGTGACCCTGGCCATGAACAGATCTGACCGTAAAGGTTCTTGCACACAAAGGCGCGCAGCGTAATCCCATAGAGATGGCTGAATTTGTACCCGCCTTGGACCTCGCCAAGCCTGGGTTTCACAGTTGCACCCAGACAGGGGCTGCCTCAACCAGACCGTCCGCTCGCAGATGGATGGTCAAGGAAACACGCGCGTGGCTCAACTGACATCTTGCAGTTTTAGAAAAGGTCGTCTGGAACGCGCTTTTGGCCCCATAGAGGGGTGTGAATCCAAAAGGACAGCGTTCCAGACGACTTTATTCTGACATCCTGCCCTGCTTTTTCCGCAAGCAGCACCGGGAATCCTTCGAGGTCTTTCTCGACCTGCTGCTGGATGGTTCCGGCAGATCTCTGCCAGAACGCGCTACGGTTAAATCCCCTCGGCCCTCAGCTGCTTTCTCAACCATGCGGGCTGGAACACCCGGCAGTTGTGCCGAGTCATGCGTCAGCATGCTCGAAAGACGTTGCAGGACCTGTGGCGACAGCAACCCCATCAGCGCCCCCGGCTGGAACTGCTGGTGGGTCTCACCCATCTGGAAAAGACCGGCAAGTTCAGCGAACTTGCCGATGGGGTCCACACCTACCACAGCGTCCACGGCGTTCACTTGGTGGTGTTGTCCTTGTGCTGTGGGGAGCTTCGTCTACCCTGGGCTTTTCAAGTCTGGCGGGGGAAGGGTACCCCTTCCCCCGCACAACTCGCCCTGAAGTTGCTTCGAACCGTCCCTGTGACGTTGCTGAAGGGGAAACGTCGGCCTCGTCTGCACGCAGACGGGGGCTTTGAGCATGCCGAGTTCATTCGGGGCGTGCTGAATCGGGGCCTCGACATTGTGGTGGGGGTGCGTTGTACCTGGAAACTGGAGGATGGGCGGCAAGTCCGTCATCTGATGGTCCGCGGCAGCCTGCTCAGGCCCACAGGGCTTGACCACGTGATGTGCATTTCCTGGGTGTGGCTCTACCGCAACAAGGCACCGGAACAACGTTTCGTGAGGTCCAATCTCGACCTGGGGGGCAAGTACCTGGCACGGGTGAAAAAGCGCCGCCCTGCGGATAGAAGCCTTTTTCAAGACGGTGAAGGGACGCTTCGGCCTTGAACGCTTCGCCCAGTACAGTCAGCAGGGAGTGTTGCGCTGGCGGTGTCTCTCGGGGATGGCCTTCCTCCTCTGTCATTTTCAGGACCTTGACCTGCCCATCGATACACCAGGAACGTGGCCTGACTGGGGCGACTGAGCGAGAACCGTACGGTTCTCGCTCGTTCCAGAAGTGCGTCGTTAAGCACTTCAACTGGAGCGAGAGGCCCTCGATGCCTTCGACAACGCACTTCCTCCTTTCACAACCTCAACTGCAGGATGTCAGTTATGGCTGCTGATGCCCTGACCCACCTTGGATCTCTGGAGAACACCTGCTCGCAATGACGGGACCGTGACACTGCCCCTCCTACCTTGGGCACACCGGCAAACGGTGGTGCCTGGGTACCTATCACCGTTCGCTGCAAATATCCCTCAAGGAGCGTCACCATGTCCAAGCATTTTTTCCTCGTCACCCTCGTCACCCTGACCGCCCACTCCCTCACGCAGGCCCAGTCCATCGCTGCTGAGCCTCAGCAGTTTGTCGGTGTGTGGACACTCATCAATGCCGACCCGAAAGAAGCCCCTTCCCTCCTCACGATTCACGCCGACGGCACCTTCACGACTTCTCAAGTCGCGGGTGGGGGAAATACGGCCATTCACGGCATATGGGTTCCTACCAGTGAGCGTAGCATGCGACTAACAGGCCGCTGGCTGGCGGGCGACAACAAAACGTTTAAATTCATCGGGACCGCAAAAATTACGGGAACGGTGGTGCTGAGCTCCAGCAACACGTTCAACGCACAGACCATTGTGGAGGGCTTTAACGCTGCGGGTCAGCCGTTGTTTAAAGTACCGAGCAGGGTTCGGGGACTGCGGGTAACTTTCGACGCAACCCCAAAAAATTGACGTATGACCGCCCTACCCTCGTCAGGACTCAGAAGTTCGCACGAGGGTGAGGTTATTTTCTGACGTTGACCAATGTTTCGGGCATTGACGTAACGCATGGCAAATAAGCTGTTCACCGCCCAGTTAGATTTTACGAGAAGCAGTTACGCTCTTCGGCAAATAAAATCAAAGTCCGCAACGTACACCCAAATAATTCACAGGGTCTAAATCCTCTGAGCTGCTGAATAAATCCAGCAAGTAGACTTCTTGAATCTAGGAGATTAATGTCGCTTAAAGAATTCTTCCTTCTGTTTCCCTCGCTACTAAGTGGAGTCATAGCAAGCTCAAGCTTCACCATCGAGGGGCGTCTCGCCCTGCAAGAACGAGCAAAAGGTCAAGTGATTCTTGGACGTCTCACCTCCGATCCACAGCCCAAAAAACAGGCTCAATACCGTATATTGAGTCAGGCATCTCTGAGCAGCACTGGAAAATTTTTACTTCTCGCGCCACAGTCTATTCCTGCGGACTGGCCATCGTATCCAATTACAAACTGGGCCTGTGGAAAAGGGATACGTATCAGCGATCCCGAAGCCAAATTTAGTTCCGCAGGTCTTTACTTAGATATGGTAAATGGTGGCGGAACAATAGTTCACACGACCCAGCATTCCAAAATTGACCAGATTCTCTACTGGTTCTTAACAAAAGAGACTACAATTATAGGACAGTGTGGCAACGACAAATTTGCTCTTCTTTTAAAGAAAGGCTGGAACTCGGTGAGACAAACCGAGCTCAACAACGGAATCTTATGGTCTGCAGAAAAAAGATATTTTAGACCATTTACTGTACAGTTTTTTGGTGGTATAGAGCATAAGTAGAATGGGTTTTATACCGACTCCAGCTGAACCATTCTAAAGTCATTCAATCAGAACCAACTTACAAAGCCGCGAAGGAGAGCGAGAAGGAGAAAAACGGGTTCTGGCCGCCGAATTGGCAAACCAGCCCTCTCTCACTTTGCCAACGAACAGACGGGATTCATTTTAGTAGTATAAAGCAAAAGGAGTTGGTGCATGCAGTTACGTAATATTCCCTTTGGCACAACCACCTGGTCACACGTTGAACCGACGACTCATCCCGGAGAACACGGAAGTGCTCAGTGGCGAACGCAGAACTTTGGCGAGATCCGGGTTCGTTATGTGGAATACACGCCGGGGTATCTTGCTGACCACTGGTGCCGGAAGGGTCATATCCTCCTGGTACTGTCCGGACAGTTGGACACTGAGCTTGAAGATGGACGTACCTTCACGCTCACAGCCGGCATGAGCTACCAAGTGGCTGATGGAGCGGAAGCGCACCGCTCCTCGTCTCCTCTGGGCGCAACCCTTTTTATTGTGGACTAGCTACCCTTGGGCGCAGAAGCCAAGGGCCTGAGCAGGTGGGCCGGATTGCCATACATCATCTGGACCTGGTACTTCAAAATTACGCTGTCTCCACTTCCCTTACCAAGCGAAGAGAGTGCAAATCGCCTAGAACCCGAGTTCACCTCCTGGAACTCGGGCAGCTTTACGGACCTCTAAGAACCGATTGGCGACCGCCAACCTGTCTGCAACGCTGTTGTTCTACCGAACGTCGCATCCGTCTTCGAACTTTCATCCAGCTTCTTTGCGTAGCAGGGCGTGATCCATCGCTGGGCCGAGCCATACCTGATGGCTACAGAAACTCCGCGAGGCGATCCCGCGGTGTCGGCCCTTCTATTGATCTCGGCTTAAGTTTGAGTTGCGAGGAGGCGAGCGGGGAGGCGGGTGTGCCGAACGCGTTGCCAAGCAAGGGGCAGTTTCTTCTTCAGCTCATCAAGGGTGCGGGCACAGAAGTTCCCGAGCAGGTGCTGCTTGACGTATGCCCAAACGCGCTCGATGGGATTGAGTTCAGGAGCCTACGGCGGCAGATACACCAGCGAGAGGCGAGGGGTCTGCTCGACGAAGGCCAAAAGGGCCTTCGTCCGGTGAATACCCGCATTGTCCAAGACGATGACCAAGTCCCCTTGGAGATGCTGGAGAAGGTGCTTGAAGAAGGCGATGACATCGTCTCCTCGGATCGCGCGTGCTTTGGTGTGCTGAAAAAAGTGCCCTGAAGAGGCGATGGCGCCAATCGTCGAAAGCTTTTCCCAGTTGGCAGGCAAGGGAACCAGGGGCGTGACGCCCCTGGGCGACCAGGTTCTCCTCTTGACACCCTTGAGGCTGAAGCCCACCT from Deinococcus hopiensis KR-140 includes:
- a CDS encoding IS5 family transposase codes for the protein MASRRREHGQGQGGKKGAAGAPEATGSNPTDRGKAGCKRTLLSDAKGIPLSVVLCGAKRHDSKMLSEALDAVVVAVPAPGEQEQRHLLLDRGYDTQACRQLALDEGLLAHIPKKSTAAPPIPAPGDPQRHPPRRWVVEVGHSWFNRFRRIQTRWEKRQDLYLGFVELTACLIIWRKLAPIAPLKKSSG
- a CDS encoding DHCW motif cupin fold protein; protein product: MQLRNIPFGTTTWSHVEPTTHPGEHGSAQWRTQNFGEIRVRYVEYTPGYLADHWCRKGHILLVLSGQLDTELEDGRTFTLTAGMSYQVADGAEAHRSSSPLGATLFIVD